Proteins from a genomic interval of Equus quagga isolate Etosha38 chromosome 13, UCLA_HA_Equagga_1.0, whole genome shotgun sequence:
- the LOC124251362 gene encoding carcinoembryonic antigen-related cell adhesion molecule 21-like, producing MEPPSAPPHRGHIPCQGLLLAVSLSTFWNTLTTAQLTIESVPTNAAEGNDVLLLVHNLPGNLAAYGWYKGDRVDPDQQIALHVIEQPEIIPGPLYSGRERMYPNGSLLFQKVTQEDTGYYTLQVINKNFHSEVGTGQLCIYKPVAQPSIQASNITVTEQKDVVVLTCLTNDTGISIQWFFYNQSLRLTERMKLSHENHTLTIDPITREDAGDYQCEVSNPVNSIKSDFITLAVSSLVEKGGLHPLLGSEDSLCPLF from the exons ATGGAgcccccctcagcccctccccacagAGGGCACATCCCCTGTCAGGGGCTTCTGCTGGCAG tCTCACTCTCAACCTTTTGGAACACACTCACCACTGCCCAACTCACTATTGAATCAGTGCCGACCAATGCTGCTGAAGGAAATGATGTTCTTCTGCTTGTCCACAATCTGCCTGGGAATCTTGCCGCCTATGGCTGGTACAAAGGGGACAGAGTAGATCCTGATCAACAAATTGCATTGCATGTGATAGAGCAACCAGAAATTATCCCAGGGCCTCTATACAGTGGTCGGGAGAGAATGTACCCCAATGGATCCCTGCTGTTCCAGAAGGTCACCCAGGAGGACACAGGATACTATACCCTACaagtcataaataaaaattttcacagTGAAGTAGGAACTGGACAACTCTGCATATACA AGCCAGTGGCACAGCCCTCCATCCAAGCCAGCAACATCACAGTCACAGAACAGAAGGACGTCGTGGTCCTGACCTGCCTCACCAATGACACTGGGATCTCCATCCAGTGGTTCTTCTATAACCAGAGTCTGCGGCTGACAGAGAGGATGAAGCTGTCCCACGAGAACCACACCCTCACCATAGACCCAATCACAAGGGAGGATGCCGGGGATTATCAGTGTGAGGTCTCCAACCCAGTCAATTCCATCAAAAGTGACTTCATCACCCTGGCTGTGAGCT CATTGGTGGAGAAAGGAGGTCTCCACCCCCTCCTTGGAAGCGAAGACTCCCTTTGTCCCCTCTTCTGA